Proteins from a single region of Corynebacterium casei LMG S-19264:
- a CDS encoding gluconokinase, with protein MNEHSLVSRYVVLMGVSGSGKSSVGEKLSPLVGLPYRDGDDMHPQSNIDKMESGIPLNDEDRMPWLKNIGEELAASGGLMIGCSALKRSYRDLIRSYCPEAVFVHLAGDFELLSGRMNVRTGHFMPASLLKSQFETLQQLEPDEAGVVIDIEPSVEEVAQQAANYLEGSPTE; from the coding sequence ATGAATGAGCATTCACTAGTTTCGCGTTATGTCGTTCTCATGGGGGTTTCCGGTTCTGGAAAGTCTTCGGTGGGAGAGAAGTTGAGCCCGTTGGTGGGGCTGCCGTACCGGGATGGTGATGATATGCATCCGCAGTCGAATATCGACAAAATGGAATCAGGCATCCCGCTCAATGATGAGGACAGGATGCCTTGGTTGAAGAACATTGGTGAGGAGCTAGCTGCCTCGGGTGGGTTGATGATCGGGTGCAGTGCGTTGAAGCGCTCCTACCGCGATCTGATTCGTAGTTACTGCCCGGAAGCGGTGTTTGTGCACCTCGCGGGCGATTTCGAACTGCTGTCGGGGCGGATGAATGTGCGCACGGGCCATTTCATGCCGGCGTCGCTGCTGAAGTCGCAGTTTGAGACGTTGCAGCAGTTGGAGCCGGATGAAGCGGGCGTCGTGATTGATATCGAGCCATCCGTGGAAGAAGTGGCTCAGCAAGCGGCTAACTACTTGGAAGGATCGCCCACAGAATAA
- a CDS encoding GntP family permease, with amino-acid sequence METWEPTLSAGPLLGIALAAIALILLLVIKFRIHAFVTLIIVSAVTALAAGIPVAGVVPTMIDGFGSTIASVALLVGLGAMIGRIVEASGGAQSLADALVNAFGAKRAPLALGIASLIMGFPIFFDAGLIVMLPVIFAVARRLDGPVLAFGIPAAGAFSVMHVFLPPHPGPVAAAEFFNADIGYILGLGLIVALPTWYVSGYLWGRYLGKKFPYKVSDALLGEQTEHDPATVASPLKVISVMLLPMLLIFCNTGVNTLAAAGTIDGTGTFADILTFVGQTPIALLITLLVAMVVLGPRNGDQLEKLMDGALGPICSVILITGAGGMFGGVLRTSGIGDALADSMSDLGIPVIFAAYLVAAALRVAQGSATVALTTAAALMAPAVEAANLNGTQLALLVLATAAGSVFSSLVNDSGFWLVGRLLGMDVSTTLRTWTLNQVFISVIGFIIVLILWAILPSS; translated from the coding sequence ATGGAGACCTGGGAACCTACATTGTCCGCCGGTCCGCTGCTGGGAATCGCCCTAGCTGCGATTGCGCTGATTCTGCTACTGGTTATCAAGTTCCGAATCCACGCTTTTGTCACACTCATCATCGTTTCCGCGGTCACGGCGCTCGCCGCTGGCATCCCAGTCGCGGGGGTTGTGCCCACCATGATTGACGGCTTTGGTTCCACCATCGCCTCGGTCGCGCTGCTCGTAGGTCTTGGTGCAATGATCGGCCGTATCGTTGAAGCATCCGGCGGTGCGCAGTCGCTTGCCGATGCCCTCGTCAACGCCTTCGGCGCCAAACGCGCCCCTCTTGCCTTGGGTATTGCCTCCTTGATTATGGGCTTCCCAATCTTCTTCGATGCCGGCCTCATCGTCATGTTGCCGGTCATCTTCGCTGTCGCCCGCCGCCTTGACGGGCCGGTTCTGGCCTTCGGTATCCCTGCCGCCGGTGCATTCTCCGTCATGCACGTGTTCCTGCCACCGCACCCCGGCCCCGTTGCTGCCGCCGAGTTCTTCAACGCCGACATCGGCTACATCCTCGGCCTCGGCCTCATTGTTGCCCTGCCAACCTGGTACGTCTCCGGTTACCTCTGGGGCCGCTACCTGGGAAAGAAGTTCCCATACAAGGTCAGCGATGCGTTGCTCGGTGAGCAAACCGAACATGATCCTGCAACCGTCGCTTCCCCACTAAAAGTCATCAGCGTCATGCTCCTACCGATGCTGCTCATCTTCTGCAACACCGGCGTCAACACCCTCGCTGCGGCCGGCACCATCGATGGCACCGGCACTTTCGCCGATATCCTCACTTTCGTCGGTCAAACCCCAATCGCGCTGCTCATCACTTTGCTCGTCGCGATGGTCGTCCTTGGTCCGCGCAACGGTGACCAGTTGGAGAAGCTCATGGATGGTGCCCTCGGCCCCATCTGTTCCGTCATCCTCATCACCGGCGCAGGCGGCATGTTCGGCGGCGTTCTACGTACCTCCGGCATCGGCGATGCACTGGCCGACTCAATGTCCGACCTGGGCATCCCAGTCATCTTCGCCGCCTACCTCGTCGCTGCAGCACTTCGCGTGGCGCAAGGCTCCGCAACCGTTGCGCTGACCACCGCCGCAGCACTCATGGCGCCAGCTGTCGAAGCTGCCAACTTGAACGGAACTCAGCTCGCCCTGCTGGTGCTCGCCACCGCTGCAGGTTCCGTTTTCTCTTCCCTGGTCAACGACTCCGGCTTCTGGCTTGTCGGCCGTCTCCTGGGCATGGACGTATCCACGACCCTGCGCACCTGGACTCTGAACCAGGTGTTCATTTCCGTCATCGGCTTTATCATCGTCCTTATTCTGTGGGCGATCCTTCCAAGTAGTTAG
- a CDS encoding YidH family protein gives MKFWVEGEDPDPRFTLANERTFLAWIRTSLAFLAGGLAIEIFEFEGVSPWINSAVSVVVIVTAAMVAVGAALRWAIVERAMRLGKPMPAPKLIPVLSAAAAIGCVFGLVVVLL, from the coding sequence ATGAAATTTTGGGTGGAGGGCGAAGACCCGGATCCGCGATTTACTTTGGCGAATGAACGCACATTTTTGGCATGGATCCGGACGTCTTTGGCATTCCTTGCCGGCGGCCTCGCCATTGAGATTTTCGAGTTCGAAGGCGTGAGCCCGTGGATTAACTCCGCGGTCTCCGTCGTCGTCATCGTCACGGCAGCAATGGTGGCGGTGGGAGCAGCTTTACGATGGGCTATCGTCGAGCGCGCAATGCGATTGGGCAAGCCGATGCCTGCGCCGAAGCTGATACCGGTGCTGTCTGCGGCCGCCGCGATTGGCTGTGTCTTTGGCCTGGTAGTGGTCTTGCTGTGA
- a CDS encoding DUF202 domain-containing protein, which translates to MQRHPDPGLQPERTTMAWTRTLVSFLVVAGLSMRVSASVHEIAFLLIAVIAMVAALNITVRQAGRYERSNTGLVEEKIRPQVWSVVVMSTAVTLLALVLLAMRLM; encoded by the coding sequence ATGCAAAGGCATCCTGATCCGGGACTGCAACCGGAACGAACAACCATGGCCTGGACGCGGACCCTTGTGTCCTTTTTGGTGGTTGCGGGGCTGAGCATGCGAGTGTCTGCCTCAGTGCACGAAATCGCGTTCTTGCTCATTGCGGTGATTGCGATGGTGGCGGCGCTTAATATTACTGTTCGCCAAGCTGGCCGCTATGAGCGGAGTAATACGGGGCTAGTGGAAGAAAAAATTCGGCCACAGGTGTGGTCGGTGGTAGTGATGTCAACTGCAGTGACTCTTTTGGCTTTGGTTTTGCTGGCAATGAGATTAATGTGA
- a CDS encoding cutinase family protein has product MKSVRALITAAAAALSLAFIPQATATAQEHCPAVVAVAARGSGQNTNISPTWYGGPRPSNGWEGETIRAFLQTAEGRYQATHGGNSLMKDVHVLGLSPNVYPATYPEYEVPNVAAPETVMDMLRIAYRYAAPVVNTAVSALGQFRYSVETGQAGVMQAIGHYENSTGCKPGYVLIGYSQGAMILAGHEKQLANRGQLAGVVYMGNPMTNRNDPYTVGVPNASGILGDMPNNTVASKGTNNRINYCLPLDGVCNATVGTLRASEGNGGYHGRYFLRGSQWDAQVADVFGRFVDQRRYG; this is encoded by the coding sequence ATGAAGTCTGTACGCGCGTTGATTACGGCAGCAGCAGCTGCATTGTCTCTTGCTTTTATCCCTCAAGCTACCGCTACTGCTCAAGAACACTGCCCAGCAGTAGTTGCAGTTGCAGCGCGTGGTTCGGGACAGAACACAAATATTTCTCCAACCTGGTACGGCGGCCCGCGCCCGTCCAATGGTTGGGAAGGCGAGACCATCCGCGCATTCCTGCAGACAGCTGAAGGTCGCTACCAGGCAACTCATGGTGGCAACTCTTTGATGAAGGACGTTCACGTACTGGGGCTTAGCCCAAACGTGTACCCAGCGACCTACCCAGAATATGAAGTACCAAACGTAGCGGCGCCTGAAACCGTAATGGACATGCTGCGCATTGCTTACCGCTACGCAGCTCCTGTTGTGAACACTGCGGTATCCGCACTGGGCCAGTTCCGTTACTCCGTAGAAACCGGTCAGGCTGGCGTTATGCAGGCTATTGGTCACTATGAGAACTCCACTGGCTGCAAGCCAGGCTACGTTCTGATTGGTTACTCCCAGGGCGCGATGATCCTCGCGGGCCATGAGAAGCAGTTGGCTAACCGTGGTCAGCTCGCGGGCGTGGTCTACATGGGTAACCCAATGACCAACCGCAATGATCCATACACCGTGGGCGTGCCAAATGCTTCCGGCATCTTGGGCGATATGCCTAACAACACCGTGGCTTCCAAGGGAACCAACAACCGCATTAACTACTGTCTGCCGCTGGACGGCGTGTGCAATGCAACCGTGGGAACGCTGCGCGCTTCTGAGGGTAATGGCGGATACCATGGCCGCTACTTCCTGCGCGGATCCCAGTGGGATGCGCAAGTAGCGGATGTCTTTGGACGCTTCGTTGATCAGCGTCGCTACGGTTAG
- the nadD gene encoding nicotinate-nucleotide adenylyltransferase gives MNKIGIMGGTFDPIHNGHLVAASEAAYRFDLDKVIFVPTGQPWQKADRDVTDAEHRYLMTMVATASNPRFTVSRVDIEREGPTYTIDTLRDIRQFYPDAELYFITGADALASIMSWRDWEEMLEMAHFVGVTRPGYPLTRDMVPEDQRDGIELIDIPAMAISSTDCRERARSGVPVWYLVPDGVVQYIAKNHLYSPNEGKAL, from the coding sequence ATGAACAAAATTGGAATCATGGGTGGCACGTTTGACCCGATTCACAACGGCCACCTGGTGGCAGCGAGCGAAGCTGCCTACCGTTTCGACCTGGACAAGGTCATTTTCGTGCCCACGGGTCAGCCGTGGCAGAAGGCGGATCGTGATGTCACGGACGCGGAGCATCGCTATTTGATGACGATGGTTGCCACGGCCTCGAACCCCCGCTTTACGGTATCCCGGGTGGATATTGAGCGCGAGGGGCCGACATATACCATCGATACGCTGCGCGATATCCGCCAGTTTTATCCGGATGCGGAGCTGTACTTCATCACTGGCGCGGATGCGCTGGCCTCAATCATGTCTTGGCGTGATTGGGAAGAAATGCTGGAGATGGCACACTTCGTGGGTGTGACCCGACCTGGCTATCCGCTGACCCGCGATATGGTGCCGGAAGACCAGCGTGACGGCATTGAGCTGATTGATATTCCAGCGATGGCGATTTCTTCGACGGACTGCCGCGAACGCGCGCGCAGTGGTGTGCCGGTCTGGTACTTGGTGCCGGACGGGGTTGTGCAGTATATTGCGAAAAATCACCTGTATAGCCCAAATGAAGGTAAAGCGCTGTAA
- the rsfS gene encoding ribosome silencing factor — protein sequence MSITDAARRMAELAAHAADEKSASNIAVIDVSDVLAITELFVIASADNERQVRSIVEEVEDALTAEGFEPKRREGVRENRWVLLDYGFTIVHVQREQEREYYGLDRLYHDCPLIEIEGIEPATRPGTWDNIRDVESIDDIPLAEKEPEDDEEY from the coding sequence GTGAGTATTACTGACGCGGCACGCCGGATGGCAGAGTTGGCAGCGCATGCTGCCGATGAAAAGTCCGCCAGCAACATCGCAGTGATTGATGTCTCTGACGTTCTGGCCATCACGGAACTTTTCGTTATCGCTTCTGCAGATAATGAGCGTCAGGTGCGATCCATCGTTGAAGAGGTAGAAGACGCCCTGACTGCGGAAGGCTTTGAGCCGAAGCGTCGTGAAGGTGTGCGCGAAAACCGTTGGGTTTTGTTGGACTATGGATTCACCATCGTGCATGTTCAGCGTGAGCAGGAGCGCGAGTACTACGGACTGGATCGTCTGTACCATGACTGCCCGCTGATTGAGATTGAGGGCATTGAGCCAGCAACTCGTCCGGGCACGTGGGATAACATCCGCGACGTTGAGTCGATTGATGATATTCCGTTGGCTGAAAAAGAGCCAGAAGACGACGAAGAGTACTAG
- a CDS encoding histidine phosphatase family protein: MSRRLILIRHGQTTYNATGRMQGHLDTQLSDEGVAQAESAGRLLQNQGITRILASDLSRAKVTAEIVGKQLGLDVEVDERMRETNLGQWQGMTSAEVDEQYPGARAIWRHDPTWAPPEGESRVDVAKRARPVIDEFMESYSDWDTNTVLVVAHGGAIAALTCNLIALHNQQYQMLSGLKNTHWAQLTARPAFDPARPDAPVSFNEDNIANANWYFDGWNMGARVVGGTGADI; this comes from the coding sequence ATGAGCCGCCGACTTATACTGATCAGGCATGGTCAGACCACCTATAACGCCACAGGTCGTATGCAAGGACACTTGGATACGCAGCTTTCTGATGAAGGCGTGGCGCAGGCTGAGTCTGCCGGTCGGCTGCTGCAGAACCAAGGGATTACCCGCATCTTGGCCTCGGATTTGTCGCGGGCGAAGGTGACGGCGGAGATCGTCGGCAAGCAATTGGGCTTGGACGTTGAAGTTGATGAGCGCATGCGTGAGACCAACTTGGGTCAGTGGCAGGGCATGACTTCGGCGGAAGTGGATGAGCAGTATCCGGGGGCGCGCGCAATTTGGCGCCATGATCCGACGTGGGCGCCGCCTGAGGGTGAGTCGCGCGTGGATGTGGCGAAGCGGGCACGCCCGGTCATTGATGAGTTCATGGAGTCCTATTCTGATTGGGACACCAATACCGTTCTGGTGGTGGCTCATGGCGGCGCGATTGCTGCGCTGACCTGCAATTTGATTGCGCTGCACAACCAGCAGTATCAGATGCTGTCTGGTTTGAAGAACACCCATTGGGCGCAGCTGACTGCGCGTCCTGCGTTTGATCCGGCTCGTCCGGATGCGCCGGTGAGCTTCAACGAAGACAATATTGCGAACGCGAATTGGTATTTTGATGGCTGGAATATGGGCGCCCGCGTTGTGGGCGGCACCGGGGCTGATATTTAA
- a CDS encoding DegV family protein — translation MPVRIVTDSSAGLPQEIVDELDITVCQLHVMDNEDSDTTTSALSALEIAAEYGRQMERGGDEGLVGLHLAKELSSTWSAAVTASAVFPDDKVRVIDSGTAGMVLGAAAMAAAKLAKDGADVDECYEAAQNTIERGKTWVYLSSTDEIRRSGRMSTTTAMISTALLATKPIMALNDGRLELVGRTRTQTKGFIKLVDLVASEAGGKPVFIALQHNDAEEQAEILQDLLEQALPEGSSFILTELNDVVAVHVGAGAIGVSAVYSA, via the coding sequence ATGCCAGTTCGTATTGTGACTGATTCTTCTGCTGGACTGCCTCAAGAAATCGTTGATGAACTTGATATCACGGTGTGCCAATTGCACGTGATGGACAACGAAGATTCGGATACAACCACCTCAGCGCTCTCCGCGCTGGAAATTGCTGCTGAATATGGACGGCAGATGGAACGCGGCGGGGATGAAGGACTTGTTGGCCTGCACCTGGCTAAGGAGTTGTCGTCGACGTGGTCGGCGGCGGTCACGGCATCGGCGGTTTTCCCGGACGATAAGGTTCGCGTGATTGACTCGGGCACTGCTGGCATGGTGTTGGGCGCTGCCGCAATGGCTGCGGCGAAACTGGCCAAAGATGGCGCTGACGTGGATGAATGCTATGAAGCGGCGCAAAACACGATTGAGCGTGGCAAGACATGGGTGTATTTGAGCTCCACGGATGAGATTCGCCGCTCGGGACGCATGTCTACTACTACGGCGATGATTTCCACGGCGCTGCTGGCTACCAAACCGATCATGGCGCTCAATGATGGACGCCTGGAATTGGTGGGCCGCACCCGTACTCAGACAAAGGGCTTTATCAAGCTGGTGGATCTGGTGGCATCGGAAGCCGGCGGCAAACCGGTGTTTATCGCGCTGCAGCACAATGATGCCGAGGAACAAGCGGAGATCCTGCAAGACCTGCTGGAGCAGGCGTTGCCGGAGGGCTCCAGCTTCATTCTGACGGAGCTCAATGATGTAGTGGCTGTGCATGTTGGCGCGGGCGCGATTGGTGTGTCTGCGGTGTACTCGGCTTAA
- a CDS encoding ComEA family DNA-binding protein, with protein MTQKPGISQRLSELTAPTGEEPILDVSYPAPRLKIAPWQAIVAAIAAIVAVLLWLALSSPKSDGQLPPIEAAQAPEISTVTSEEALPEEVVVSVVGAVEQQGILVLPQGSRIADALEVSGLAPDADIVSINHAQLLVDGEQIYVSRIGEDPPAQVEAGEDGGARGSKSSKINLNSATAAELTQLPGVGEVTAESIVSHRDTVGSFTSVEQLLDISGIGPAKFEKLQHLVTV; from the coding sequence ATGACTCAAAAACCTGGCATCTCCCAGCGGTTATCTGAACTTACAGCACCGACTGGGGAAGAACCCATCCTCGACGTTTCCTATCCTGCTCCACGACTAAAGATTGCCCCGTGGCAAGCCATAGTGGCTGCCATTGCGGCAATCGTTGCTGTTTTATTGTGGCTGGCTTTGTCCTCCCCGAAAAGTGATGGGCAGCTTCCGCCCATTGAAGCCGCCCAGGCACCTGAGATATCCACGGTCACTAGTGAAGAAGCCCTGCCCGAGGAGGTGGTGGTTTCTGTTGTTGGCGCCGTGGAACAACAGGGCATTCTTGTCTTGCCGCAGGGCTCGCGCATCGCTGATGCCCTGGAGGTCTCCGGCTTAGCTCCTGACGCGGATATCGTGTCCATCAACCATGCACAGTTGCTTGTCGATGGCGAACAGATCTACGTCAGCCGCATCGGGGAAGACCCACCTGCCCAGGTCGAAGCAGGAGAAGACGGCGGTGCACGTGGTTCTAAATCCTCGAAGATTAATCTGAACTCGGCTACGGCTGCTGAACTTACACAATTGCCCGGCGTGGGTGAGGTGACCGCGGAGTCGATTGTGTCGCACCGCGATACGGTGGGGAGCTTTACTTCGGTGGAGCAGCTTCTGGATATCAGTGGCATTGGTCCGGCCAAGTTTGAAAAGCTTCAACACCTTGTGACTGTGTAG
- a CDS encoding ComEC/Rec2 family competence protein — translation MRELRLLPAAVSVWAMTLMVLLGYFPVAVIVLLISATTFVLIKQFGQAILVSALGTIALLVAHFRMRWAPDEISVGTVTMTPTGTSSGFLIRLKAHGSTYPVFVEKLPDGIESGSLVEVNARWSESKSPSVSGVVGNGEVVGFSPPSGLAGIAVRVSDNFREVVQATVGEASQGLIPGMVLGDTSLQDTSQQELFIETGLSHLSAVSGANVAIVLTAFFLLCRWIGLGPRVQVVSAGFALFGFVVLVGTEPSVLRASVAGVVGLLAVVNSSRAEPIHSLCIGVIGLIVWDSDMAASFGFALSSAATASIVVLTPMFHRLLAPLQWPDILARALAVAIAADFATMPIVALMAGEVSMVSVLVNVLVAPVTAPITILGLIAAGLAQLPFDTPAFLLLKLIEPCTWWIYHIAAGAHELPIAVIAASPIVVLLAYGWIVAGLVCGHPRKTFAAIAALLIVFGVNFQPRPQPLEITQVFTVNTDEEIDDIPAGTQAIIVLDGEGRKSSRGIQTPDGIPVFYPNRDGQVTVYTDGSQHAADGRF, via the coding sequence ATGCGTGAGCTTCGCCTTTTACCCGCAGCGGTTTCTGTATGGGCAATGACGTTGATGGTGCTGCTGGGATATTTCCCGGTGGCTGTCATTGTGCTGCTGATTTCCGCCACCACGTTCGTGCTGATTAAGCAGTTCGGGCAAGCGATTCTGGTGTCCGCGCTGGGAACAATAGCCCTGCTGGTTGCGCATTTTCGCATGCGCTGGGCACCGGACGAGATTTCAGTTGGCACGGTGACCATGACTCCGACTGGGACATCCTCGGGGTTTCTTATTCGGTTGAAGGCACATGGATCGACCTATCCGGTCTTTGTGGAAAAGTTGCCCGATGGAATTGAATCCGGCTCCCTCGTGGAGGTCAACGCGCGCTGGAGCGAGTCCAAGTCCCCGAGTGTCTCTGGGGTGGTTGGCAACGGGGAAGTGGTGGGCTTTTCGCCGCCGTCGGGCCTCGCGGGAATCGCCGTGCGCGTCTCCGATAATTTCCGGGAAGTAGTGCAAGCCACCGTGGGTGAAGCATCCCAGGGACTGATTCCTGGAATGGTGTTGGGCGATACTTCACTTCAAGACACATCCCAGCAAGAGCTGTTCATTGAGACCGGGTTGTCTCACCTGTCGGCGGTCTCCGGTGCGAATGTGGCGATTGTGCTCACGGCGTTCTTTCTATTGTGCCGCTGGATTGGGCTGGGCCCACGCGTGCAGGTGGTCTCCGCCGGCTTCGCGCTGTTTGGTTTCGTGGTTCTCGTCGGAACCGAGCCCTCGGTCCTGCGCGCGAGTGTCGCCGGGGTGGTGGGGCTATTGGCAGTGGTCAATTCTTCGCGTGCGGAGCCCATTCACTCGTTGTGCATTGGTGTCATTGGGCTGATTGTGTGGGATAGCGACATGGCCGCCAGCTTCGGATTCGCGTTGTCATCAGCGGCGACGGCATCCATCGTGGTGCTTACGCCGATGTTTCACCGACTCTTGGCGCCACTACAGTGGCCGGACATCCTCGCCCGCGCGCTAGCTGTCGCCATCGCCGCGGACTTTGCCACCATGCCGATTGTTGCCCTGATGGCCGGTGAAGTCTCCATGGTCTCCGTCCTTGTCAACGTGCTGGTTGCCCCAGTAACAGCGCCGATCACGATTCTGGGACTCATCGCCGCAGGTCTCGCGCAGTTGCCTTTCGATACCCCCGCCTTTCTCCTCCTCAAACTCATCGAGCCCTGCACCTGGTGGATCTACCATATTGCCGCTGGCGCGCATGAGCTTCCCATCGCCGTAATTGCTGCCTCACCCATCGTGGTGTTACTGGCCTACGGGTGGATTGTCGCCGGCCTTGTCTGCGGCCACCCCCGTAAGACTTTCGCCGCCATCGCCGCACTGCTTATTGTCTTTGGCGTGAACTTCCAACCACGACCTCAGCCCCTGGAAATCACGCAAGTCTTTACCGTCAACACCGACGAAGAAATCGACGACATCCCAGCAGGCACCCAAGCGATCATCGTGCTCGACGGTGAGGGCCGAAAGAGCAGCCGTGGCATCCAAACTCCCGATGGCATCCCCGTGTTCTATCCCAACCGCGACGGCCAAGTCACCGTCTACACCGACGGCTCCCAGCACGCGGCGGACGGCAGGTTCTAA
- a CDS encoding SRPBCC family protein, with translation MSGNVEAKTTHEFTAPAEDVFDAWLDPVKVRSWFAEDARTIETDPQVGGKFTFSDMREDGEAVHWGYYKEITKPQKLVFTWFTDDEEEQEDNSVVTLNIEQLADGCRATIIHSMDARWAEWVEQTVKGWASMLTAIDSYLSSN, from the coding sequence ATGTCAGGAAATGTTGAAGCAAAGACCACCCACGAATTCACAGCACCAGCCGAGGACGTATTTGACGCGTGGCTAGATCCAGTAAAGGTACGGTCCTGGTTCGCTGAGGATGCTCGAACGATTGAGACCGACCCGCAAGTAGGCGGCAAGTTCACGTTCTCCGATATGCGCGAAGACGGTGAAGCCGTGCACTGGGGTTACTACAAGGAAATCACCAAGCCGCAGAAACTGGTGTTTACCTGGTTTACCGACGATGAGGAAGAACAAGAGGATAACTCGGTGGTCACCCTAAACATCGAGCAGCTTGCCGATGGCTGCCGCGCCACCATCATCCACAGCATGGATGCCCGCTGGGCGGAGTGGGTAGAGCAGACCGTGAAAGGTTGGGCTTCTATGCTGACCGCGATCGATAGCTACCTTTCTTCCAATTAG
- the holA gene encoding DNA polymerase III subunit delta: MVSMEPVHLILGDDEFLAERARRSIQKAVAEETGEQPELKVLRAAEVTEWEIIEATSPSLFGETRVIVISDTERVGSALIKLIVDAAKDPAPGMTMVINFAISRKNLKNRKKPPELVAKIQKLAQVHEVFSLYDNEVKPWATREFTLHDVRPTPDVVDALLSGVGSDLRSLSAAISQLVADTGGNVTRQTVQRYYAGVAEVENWDIADAAVAGRTGEAIATCRRALQLGAEPVGIAAALANKVGVIARLYTARGDKFSLAKQSGLHPYVAEKTAPIARRWSGENISKAVIVIADLDGQVKSLGRDGADYAVEAAVKRISELAR, encoded by the coding sequence ATGGTCAGCATGGAACCGGTGCACCTGATTTTGGGCGATGATGAATTTTTGGCAGAGCGTGCCCGGAGGTCTATCCAAAAGGCGGTGGCTGAAGAGACGGGGGAGCAGCCGGAGCTGAAGGTGCTGCGCGCTGCGGAGGTCACCGAGTGGGAGATTATTGAGGCGACGAGCCCGTCGTTGTTTGGTGAGACCCGCGTGATTGTCATCTCCGATACAGAACGTGTGGGTTCGGCGCTGATTAAGCTCATCGTGGATGCGGCGAAGGATCCCGCGCCGGGCATGACGATGGTGATAAATTTCGCGATTTCGCGAAAAAACCTGAAGAACCGCAAGAAGCCGCCGGAGCTGGTGGCCAAGATTCAAAAACTCGCGCAAGTCCACGAGGTTTTCTCGCTCTATGACAACGAGGTCAAACCGTGGGCGACGCGCGAGTTTACACTGCATGACGTTCGCCCGACCCCTGATGTAGTGGACGCGTTGTTGTCCGGCGTGGGGTCAGACCTGCGCTCTTTGTCAGCGGCCATTTCACAGTTGGTGGCGGATACCGGCGGCAATGTCACACGCCAAACGGTGCAACGCTACTACGCGGGCGTGGCCGAGGTAGAGAACTGGGACATCGCGGATGCGGCTGTCGCGGGACGCACGGGTGAGGCGATTGCCACGTGTCGTCGCGCATTGCAGTTGGGCGCAGAACCAGTCGGTATTGCAGCGGCGCTGGCGAACAAAGTCGGGGTCATCGCAAGGCTGTATACCGCGCGCGGGGACAAGTTCTCCCTTGCTAAGCAGTCCGGTTTGCACCCCTATGTCGCGGAAAAGACGGCACCAATTGCCAGGCGCTGGTCGGGTGAGAACATCAGCAAGGCTGTCATCGTGATTGCTGACCTCGACGGACAGGTCAAAAGCTTAGGCCGCGATGGTGCGGACTATGCGGTCGAAGCAGCCGTTAAGAGAATTTCGGAGCTCGCACGATAA
- a CDS encoding ankyrin repeat domain-containing protein: MTEQNNEQEVAEFASKLFDLARNGDVSLIEYIKQGVSVDLVNQDGQSFVMLAAYNGHAELVKALAAEGADVNLLNDRKQSPLAGAIFKKEDAVIDALLEAGANPQAGTPSAVDTAMMFGREDLLGRFE; the protein is encoded by the coding sequence ATGACTGAACAAAATAATGAACAAGAAGTAGCGGAATTCGCTTCCAAGCTTTTTGACCTCGCGCGCAATGGCGATGTTTCTTTGATTGAATACATCAAGCAGGGCGTTAGCGTTGATTTAGTAAATCAGGACGGCCAGTCCTTCGTCATGCTCGCCGCATACAACGGCCACGCTGAACTGGTCAAGGCATTGGCCGCTGAGGGCGCTGACGTGAATCTGCTCAATGACCGCAAGCAGTCACCATTGGCTGGTGCGATCTTTAAGAAGGAAGATGCTGTTATTGATGCACTTCTGGAAGCAGGCGCAAACCCACAGGCTGGCACCCCAAGTGCAGTTGATACCGCGATGATGTTTGGCCGTGAGGATCTTCTGGGACGCTTCGAGTGA